The DNA region ttgagaatCAACGGATAGTGTTTGATGAGAAAATCAGATCAAATAACCAGGTACTAAATGACATGTCAAGAGATCCGATTTAATTTGAAtggttagagaattttaatggcataatatactaatgtattaataattatttattactaaacattttattttaaagaccaaaacaaagtcatggtccaaAAAATAGTCCATGAGTACTCGTGCtttaatatagataatttcaactttttaaatgattattaacGAAGCAACTTTAAAAATATCTCGCAATTACACACATTTGCGTTTTGGGACGATTACGAAGTGaaaaaaattgtacaaaaacaatttaatttatagtttgattaaaaacatgttttaacaGGTTTAactcaaacattttttatattttaaaattgggttttttaagagtaaaaatattaatattaattaaatatattatagactttaaatatattataatattttaaactttagacgaagttcaaatatttataataatttaaatattctataaaaacttatatatatataatatcttaaactttttttaaaaacgtaaatatattataatatgtttactttttaaaagtttaaatattctcaaatatataaccaaattaaactgttaaatttggatacctgataaatcaagcttcctgctcatttgtactcaaaacatattagtcatatttttatagtgattatgaaccatattccaaaatatttagtcgatgtggatATACAGTatacattttctgtaaattagtttacaattttacatatacataatttttgcatttttaattctttccatctatactattcataattaattactataatttcgttaaggaaatattgaaaaatctaaactaaatgatgatttgttttatttaattgtattaactttatttgttttttctgtaaatatctcacaatataaaagcaaatcaaataagtttacatatatatacaatttcgtatttaatatattgattattttggaagcaaaaaagtcacaatccataagtattaaagatttctcattattattcgtaataattatagagattaAGTATGAtagtagttaatatttaatattactGAAACCATTAAATACTCAGATACcaattttcttatttctagGGATTATAACTCTGTTTGGTTGTGTGCTTaactattcttgaatcaaataaCATACATGATCCGAATATTATAAACCTGGAGTACAAACAAATCcgagagttttttttcttctatttccgGGTCATACATGATCCGCGTCCCGACCTGGTCGTAAATAAGTGGTTGAGCGGAGGGTATCATTGTCTTTTAGACAATTCGAAACTATAtgttaatctaattaaattaagtgattctctaatcatttttaatgaaaaacgtacCAAAACTAAGTGATTGTCCAATTTGAGTATAGTGGGTAtttctgctttaatagtatagattaaatacgaaattgtatatatatgtaaacttatttgatttgtttttatattgtgagatatttacggaaataacaaatcaacttaatacatttaaataaaaacaaatcatcccttagtttagattttttaatatttccttaacgaaattatagtaattaattatgattagcatagatgcaaaaaataaaaaccgcagaaattatatatatgtaaagttgtaaactaatttacagaaaatgtgtattgtatatcccacatcgactaaatattttggaatatgattcATAATCATTAtcaatatatgactaatatgttttgagtacaaatgagcaggaaacttgatttatcaggtctCCAAaattaacagtttaatttggttatatatttgagcatatttaaacttttaaaaagtaaacatattataatatatttacattttttaaaaaagtttaagagattataaatttttaaatttttatagaatgtttaaattattataaatatgtgaactccgtcgaaagtttaaatattataatatatttaagtctaaaaaatatttaagtaatattaatattttcactcttaaaacttttaaaagtgaaatctCAAACAAatctgagatttttattttgtcaacttTATCTACTTAGTAAAaagtcaaacaaataaaaattacgaTAGTGAGAGAAAACCtcaaacaaagacaaccaatgttgtttttaaagaagttttCCAAAATCACCATTAGGAAAAGGAACGGTAATTATTTCCTAATTATTTggtaaatcataattttttttgaataatatctatactaataactctatatttattctattttggtGTACAGgttaaatacaataaatgttgAAGCGGTTAATGAAGGACTATGATACCTCCATCAGTTTATAAGTCATGTCTAATGttactattttaatttgttcttcTCTTATTGTTTACTTTGGATATTAAACATTCgtaaacacaaattattattattattgctacagcacgagattatatattttgttagttactttttttgtaatttgtatttttgtaatgtagttttttattttcacttattttctttgtttatatattgtttatttgtatatttggggttatatagtgtatagatttgtatatttgtgttttttttttgtatatttggggttatagcTATCCCTCCAAGATGTCCATaatccaagaaaaaagaaaattatatgtctgtggaaagaaaaaggaaaattaaaaaaaacaaattactaaaaataaatataacccGTGCTACAACACATGTGATTCCCTAATTCACTATCTAAAATTAGAAAAGTATGGTGTTGTGTaatagagagtttgtgagatagGGAGAAATGGTGGGACATATGTTTGGtgagaaaatgacaaaaatgggTATGTGTGTGGGTAagaactaaaattttttttccctccaatcataattattcaaataattgttaatataatctatttttagaaaaattcttaggtacaaaaaaatacattttttttcgtTACAATAAGATATGaactttatttaataatttttaaatatattatataaatcttttgtatTTGTATACCTTAGTATGTATACAGATGTCTATACACATTATTATGTGTACAGATGTTTGCACACATTATTAACTTTACAGatgtaatttgtataaaaacatTGCAGTACAAGCATATCTACAGACATTAGAAACCCTAAGAATTAAACAATTTTCATctatacacttaataatgtgtacaaacaTCTGTACACATAATAGTGTGCACAGACATCAATACACTTAATATTGTGTACggatctaaaatttgtaaaaaatatttaatattatcaaataaaatcaccaaacaaaatgcatatccaattataaagaaaaaaaacataaaattttttatttctataaaaaatttagaattttttttaattagtcagcatttttatatttagattatatggtgcatataataaagaagaaaaaaaaataaaaaaaaaataaaagactcaatgGCATGTGttgtaaatattaaatgttgATGAGGATTGGAAAGTTTTGTGAACAgtagaaaacagtaaaaaaattaaatgacgtttttgaaaaaagaagtaaaagacaaaaattCTAATGTATGtgagaattttttaaaagaggttattttacaaagagatgTTCTTGAATGTTCGAGTTAGCcccaaaacataaattttgtgattttgatatCAAATCATTGTTTTTACAATTTCGTTGTCAAATACGAATCCACGGTGTTGAcatcacaagtcacaacacatGAAATCCTAGGGTTCtaacataaaaatttgattatgtGATTCTAAAATGTAGCTTCAACATATGTCTCCCTTTATGTTCTAGCATCAATATAAATTCTCTCGACGATGATGCCATAACATTTGATTTGTAAAATTAAGCTTACAACATTACATGAATACTATTAGATAAAGTGTTTTATGGGTTTCAAAAGACGGTTAATCAACATGACAAAGGGTTCGATAGGTTACATCGTTTAAATGAAGCAGTTAATTTTTTACAATTataggaaaataatttttaaaaaatactctttttgtaatatccattttcaaaaataccccttttttggcaattttatttttgccctaatttaatttttaatgatcattttacccttagatgaaaagagttttaaaaggtatttaaaaggttttttaaacatcttttaaacgtttttacatggtttttataaggtttttaaaaggttttcaaaatgtttttaaaaaggtttttaaaagtttttaaacaccttgtaaacgcatttacaaggtttttaaaagtttataaacaccttgtaaacgcttttacaaagtttttaaaaacgtttacaaggtttttaaaaggtttttaaacaccttgtaaaaacgtttacaaggtttttataaggtttttaaaaggtttttaaacaccttgtaaacgaatttacaaagtttttaaaagcgtttacaaggtttttaaaatgtataaatttcaaaaatttggcgggaaaaaaaatttttggcgagaaatttgtttttattttggcgggaaaattttcatttttggcgggaaattttttcatttttggggggattttttttttattttggcgggaaagttttttgattttggtgactatacattcttgttgtcattcaaaaaaagggtaatttggtcattttgtatatgaagatgggtagttttaaaaatagtcaacatgaaggagtatttttaaaaagaacgtagaaaatgaggtatttttgaaaatgccccTTGAAAGgtggttaaaaataaaatggttataAAAGATGGAAAGTAAAATGTGGTTGAGTTAAAACAAGcggttaaataataattatgattcgTAACAAGcagtttaataataaaattattattatagaaaaataacataaacaaaaattcagttttttttaaaactctttaagaGAATATTATAAgtggaaaatatattttttttaaaagaaaacagaaaatattaaatagttataaaattTCCAACTGTGTGTTTTATAATTTGGGGCCTTGTATCTCACATATTATTGAGCGGTTGTCAACCACCTCGTTTAAACTTCTAACCGCCTCTTTTAACTATATATCCTACACATTCGTTTCATCTATCTGTTTCAATTGCATATCTTGTTGGTAACAAAACGAGCGGTTGAATCTCCAACTCTTTTTAAATATGCtattaataaaaaccaaatcttaTTAGACTTTAAgtaactattaatttttttaatctatttagtaaaacaatatttCATCCCAAAAATTAAAGCAATAACCCCAATTCATGTACGCAGATTTCGATCTTCGAGACTGACTAAGAAGTTTTGTTGCTTATTGGTATGGCCTAGAAACTGTATTTACCATTGAAATTAGGCCCAAAGCATGTGTAGTGATGAATGAGGCTTAACGTAATCAAAAGAAATAGAGGGAGAATCGAAGAAGAGTTAgagtgaagaaaaaggaagacaaagaagtttctacataaaaaaactttttgattgATCGATCATATATTTCGTTGATTTAGACGATTCATGCTCTGTTCACTCTCTTACGAACAAAACTAAAGATTATAAGGAAAGTAAAGAGAGTGAACAAAGCATGGCTCGCTGGCAAAACGTTCATCAAGTGATTAGAAATGGTACTTTACCTCTTGAAAACAAATAGTCCTTATTCACATACGCATGAAGAACAAATGTATTTGTGACAACTCGTTCTGCGGATCCTATTAGCCCCCGTTAGCTGccccaacagaccccaagctggccgtgcagggcatcgatcctaaccccttaCTGTTGACAgaaactattcatccaaattcACCAGTAGTTTATTAGTGCGCCAGATAtttctcgaaccctggtccctatcctttaacaaccttcaacGGGATAAGGTGTCCCCAACCTTTAACGACTTCGTAAAAGAACACGGCCttactttcttctttcttacatGGGCTAGATATGTGAATAGAAGTGATAAATATGTACAGGCCCATTAGGCCCATCTTCTTTTAACCAACGATCGTATCAGTAtttccttcgtcttcttcacgAAACCCCgaggaagaaaagaaactgaaaaattgagattagggtttaaactttaaacctcAAAGCCGCACTCCTCTCTCGCTGTGCAGACAGTCACACCAAATCCAGCAAGAAGCCATGGGACCCTCTCGAGTTCAAGTTAACAAAGCTCACAAGACTAGATTCTCCTCTAAATCTTCTCGCAACCTCCACAGAACCTCACTCAAAGGTATCCTTAACGTTTACGCCTCCTTTAATCTTCAGAGATTGAGTAACTCTCCCAAAATTGATCCGTTTTTATGGAATCAGATGGTGGCAGGATTGGGAAATCGGATAGTAGCTATGTTAAAGGTGCTAGAGCTGCTCGTGTTCAGCGTGGCAAGATGCTTCGAGAGCAGAAAAGGGCTGCAGttttgaaggagaagagagcATCTGGGGGATTAAACAGTGCTCCTCGTGTCATCGTGAgtgttttacatttttgttgccCTCGGTTTTACGTAGTGTTTGTTTGGAATTAACCCTTACGTTTTGTGTTTTCTAATGATGACAGGTCTTGTTTCCCCTCTCTGCTTCTGCTGAATTGAATTCACTTGGTGAAGATGTTTTAAAGTTACTAGCTTCTGATGGTTCTGGAATTGCTTCTTCAACAGTTGCATCTTCTGAGTATAAGCTACGAGCAACTGTATGTGTATTCCATTTCTGATGGTTGGTGGTGTACTAAGTTTGGTTTATATGTATTGAATTGACTGCTGAAGACTAATTCCTTGTGTGGTCAATGCTGTGAATATGTATCACAGGTGTTAAAGGCGCCTTATGGGGATCTTTTGACATGTATGGAAATGGCCAAGGCATGTGCATTATTGCTGCATTTGTTGGTTCTTTCTGTGAGCAGAGTTTGGTCATAGGTGCttactgactttttttttactggtaATAGGTTGCTGATTTGATGGCTTTTGTAGCATCTGCAAGCTCTCCATGGGAAGAGAATAAATCTAACTTCATAGATTCTTTCGGAAGTCAGTGTCTTTCTGTGCTTAGATCAATTGGTCTACCAAGTACCACTGTGTTGATTCGTGTATGTTCTTCGTGCTCTATATTTTCATAGCCACCAGCTCTCAAACTTTGCTTTTCGTTGAGCTTCTCATGGTCGTTTTGCATGATTTCAGGATTTACCCAgtgatttgaaaaagaaaaatgagatGAAAAAGATATGTGCCTCTCAAATTGCTTCTGAATTTCCTGAGGATTGTAAGTTTTATCCAGCAGATACCAGAGATGAGTTGCATAAGGTAAATTTCAATGACTGATTTCTTATATTATCTTACTGAGTTATTTTCAATAGTTTTAATGTCCTTAATTACTTGAAAATCCATATTTCTGGGAATGTTTGCAGTTTATGTGGTTATTCAAGGCACAAAGGCTTTCTGTACCTCACTGGCGAAGTCAACGACCATATGTTGTGGCTCAGAAGGTGTTTGCCTTATGCTTATATTCATAACATCTATTTTGAATATGTGAAAAAGGTTTCATAGAACAGAAGTTGTAACTTTCAATGGTGCATTTAGGTTGGGATGGTGGTGGATGATGAAAGCTCAGGGATGTGCACTCTACTTTTCTCTGGTTACTTGCGTGCTCGCAAACTTTCTGTAAATCAGCTGGTAATCCAGCCATTCTGTTCTCATCAAGCCACTCTACTCTCTCTATGATgccttattattattttatttatttatattaaattaggtCCATGTTTCTGGCGTTGGCGATTTTCAATTCTCAAAAATTGAAGTGCTGAAGGATCCAATTCCCTTGAATGAAAGGAAGAATCAGAATTCCATGGAGTTGGATGCTTCACATGATGAAGAGGTAGATATGATATTTCCTCTGACATATTGACAAACTTCtatctatattatattataaaagatACTTTGAATTTAGTGCTAGAACAACATCCTTCAAACAAAGCTATAGACAAACAGCTTATATGGTTTCTGTAATCATGATACGATTACTTTCTCAGTTGAAAAATAAGATGTTATTGTGCTTTCATGATGCTATCTTCACGGCCTTCCCTCTGTCAACTCAGTTTATTCTTTTGTACCTGTGTTTAATTTGACCAGGTATTGAAGTCTCTGGTTCCTGATCCCATAAAACAAGAGCCTTTAATAGTTGAAAACACTCCAGATCCTTTAGCAGGGGAACAGGTAAGTCTGATTAGTTCTCTTACTAAAGAAGCGGGCAGCTGGCTTGTCTTGTTATCTGTTCTGGAAAGTCACTTGTTGTGTAATTTTTCCATTGCGTAGACATGGCCAACAGAGGAAGAAATGGCTGAGGCTGACAAAAATCAGAAACAGGGGAAGCTAAAGAAGAGGAATTTGCCGCGAGGGACTTCAGAATATCAGGTTTCTGGATGATTTTTTAACATGATATTCGTACCCCTCTTTTTTAACTATTCTTCCCTCTGGTGCAATTTCTCCAAAAgatatgttataatttaaaCCCCTCTTATGTTGGTTGTTATGATTTGGTTTGCAGGCTGCTTGGATTGTGGATGACACAGATGAAGAGGATTCTGATGATGGCCATTCCGATGATAACGGTATGGTCTTTGATAGAGGAGAGGATTCCAATCAAGAACGAAGGTATGACCAAGACTTTGAGGATGATGAAAAATCACTGAACGTGCGCGATTTTGATAGTGCAACTCAGAACGACTCTGAAATGATGGTAAACATAATTCTCTTTTGTGACTAACGAAAcagtatttttattatcatcTGAGTATCTTGGTAAAGTTTTAAGCCAATCTGCTCATTAACAGGACGATGAAGACTTGACAGAGGAGCAAATTAAGGaggaaatcaagaaaatcaaagagGCACATGCTGAGGACGAGGGTTGGTGTTTATTTCCTATGTGGAGTTATTTGCTATATCAGTTCTAGATATATGTTCATATTCAAATGAGTCCTTGTAGAGTGTCTGAATCTCTTTTGTGCTTATTGATTTTGTCGCTTCTGTATTTTGCTCGTTGAGATTGcacaaattgaataaaaaatttctGTTATGATTTGTCAGAATTTCCAGATGAAGTAGAGACTCCTATTGATGTTCCTGCAAGAAGACGTTTTGCAAAGTACAGGGGTCTCAAATCCTTCAGAACCTCCACGTGGGATCCAAATGTAACAACACTGATCTTGATGTGAagttcattatttttattaaacttgttGCTAATTTTTTCTTGTTGGCATATGCAGGAGTCTTTACCTCAGGACTATGCCCGAATTTTTGCTTTTGATAACGTCGCCAGGACTCAAAAGCTTGTGCTCAAGCAAGCcctgaagattgaagaagaagacagagatGATTGTGTACCAACTGGGTCATATGTACGGATGCATATTAAAGAAGTGCCTCTTGTTGCCGCCTCTAAACTATCCTCGCTTGTGAACACGACGAAACCCATTATAGGATTTGGGCTTTTGCAGCATGAATCCAAGATGTCGGTTCTGCATTTTAGGTAATCACTCTTTAGATATCTGTTTGTTGAGATCTTGGGTGCCAGCTATCTTCTCATCACCTATGTCTATGCTTTGTAGCGTAAAGAAGTATGATGGTTATGAAGCTCctcttaaaacaaaagaagagctTGTGTTCCATGTCGGATTCCGTCAATTTATTGCAAGGTAGCAAATTATTTCTCTGCTTTATCTGGTGCAGTAGCTTTTCTTGCTTGCAATCTTTAATAATATTGGTCTGGGGAAATTTCTAGGCCGGTATTTTCAACCGACAATTTTAGCTCGGACAAGCACAAGATGGAGAGATTCCTGCATCCTGGGGGTTTCTCGTTGGCTTCTATATACGGCCCAATATCTTTCCCGCCACTTCCTTTGGTAGTTCTGAAGATTTCTGAAGGGTCAGGTGCTCCTGCCGTTGCTGCCCTTGGTTCCTTGAAAAGCATTGAAcccaacaaaataattttaaagaagaTAATATTAACTGGGTAAAGTTATCACCTTCCTCTTTCCAAGTACAATCACATATGCTAGTTTGCATAGATACTAATGTTCTGACATGGAACTGAGATATCAAAAAATTGCTGTAATTCTAAGCTGTTCAAAATATGGTTTGGTTCAGGTATCCTCAGAGAGTATCAAAAATGAAAGCTTCAGTCAGATATATGTTCCACAACCCAGAAGATGTGAAATGGTTCAAGGTGAGAGGGAAAAGTAGAATTGATTGATTGAAACTTTTTATGTATTAGTTCGTACATTAAGCTAAAGCGGATGGAACAATGTTTTTGTGTGTCAGCCTGTAGAAGTGTGGTCAAAATGCGGGCGTCGTGGTCGCGTGAAGGAGCCAGTTGGTACTCATGGTAAGGGATTATTATTAGGAGAGATTAAAAAGCCGGAGtgttgtttttataattttacataaaatatgtgaactgTGCAGGGGCGATGAAATGCATATTTAATGGAGTTGTTCAGCAACATGACATAGTGTGCATGAACTTATACAAGCGTGCTTATCCCAAGTGGCCTGAACGTCTGTACCCGCAGCTTCTTTGATTTCAATTTATAGAATGGTGCTGATGATGTTTAATTTTCTCTGAATCTCATTCATACTTTTGGTTATGGAGGTGGTTTAGTTGAAGTCCTCCAGTTTTGTCCTCTGTANAGGCCGGTATTTTCAACCGACAATTTTAGCTCGGACAAGCACAAGATGGAGAGATTCCTGCATCCTGGGGGTTTCTCGTTGGCTTCTATATACGGCCCAATATCTTTCCCGCCACTTCCTTTGGTAGTTCTGAAGATTTCTGAAGGGTCAGGTGCTCCTGCCGTTGCTGCCCTTGGTTCCTTGANGCCAGCTATCTTCTCATCACCTATGTCTATGCTTTGTAGCGTAAAGAAGTATGATGGTTATGAAGCTCctcttaaaacaaaagaagagctTGTGTTCCATGTCGGATTCCGTCAATTTATTGCAAGGTAGCAAATTATTTCTCTGCTTTATCTGGTGCAGTAGCTTTTCTTGCTTGCAATCTTTAATAATATTGGTCTGGGGAAATTTCTAGGCCGGTATTTTCAACCGACAATTTTAGCTCGGACAAGCACAAGATGGAGAGATTCCTGCATCCTGGGGGTTTCTCGTTGGCTTCTATATACGGCCCAATATCTTTCCCGCCACTTCCTTTGGTAGTTCTGAAGATTTCTGAAGGGTCAGGTGCTCCTGCCGTTGCTGCCCTTGGTTCCTTGAAAAGCATTGAAcccaacaaaataattttaaagaagaTAATATTAACTGGGTAAAGTTATCACCTTCCTCTTTCCAAGTAGAATCACATATGCTAGTTTGCATAGATACTAATGTTCTGACATGGAACTGAGATATCAAAAATTGCTGTAATTCTAAGCTGTTCAAAATATGGTTTGGTTCAGGTATCCTCAGAGAGAATCAAAAATGAAAGCTTCAGTCAGATATATGTTCCACAACCCAGAAGATGTGAAATGGTTCAAGGTGAGAGGGAAAAGTAGAATTGATTGATTGAAACTTTTTATGTATTAGTTCGTACATTAAGCTAAAGCGGATGGAACAATGTTTTTGTGTGTCAGCCTGTAGAAGTGTGGTCAAAATGCGGG from Camelina sativa cultivar DH55 chromosome 3, Cs, whole genome shotgun sequence includes:
- the LOC104777638 gene encoding pre-rRNA-processing protein TSR1 homolog isoform X1 — translated: MGPSRVQVNKAHKTRFSSKSSRNLHRTSLKDGGRIGKSDSSYVKGARAARVQRGKMLREQKRAAVLKEKRASGGLNSAPRVIVLFPLSASAELNSLGEDVLKLLASDGSGIASSTVASSEYKLRATVLKAPYGDLLTCMEMAKVADLMAFVASASSPWEENKSNFIDSFGSQCLSVLRSIGLPSTTVLIRDLPSDLKKKNEMKKICASQIASEFPEDCKFYPADTRDELHKFMWLFKAQRLSVPHWRSQRPYVVAQKVGMVVDDESSGMCTLLFSGYLRARKLSVNQLVHVSGVGDFQFSKIEVLKDPIPLNERKNQNSMELDASHDEEVLKSLVPDPIKQEPLIVENTPDPLAGEQTWPTEEEMAEADKNQKQGKLKKRNLPRGTSEYQAAWIVDDTDEEDSDDGHSDDNGMVFDRGEDSNQERRYDQDFEDDEKSLNVRDFDSATQNDSEMMDDEDLTEEQIKEEIKKIKEAHAEDEEFPDEVETPIDVPARRRFAKYRGLKSFRTSTWDPNESLPQDYARIFAFDNVARTQKLVLKQALKIEEEDRDDCVPTGSYVRMHIKEVPLVAASKLSSLVNTTKPIIGFGLLQHESKMSVLHFSVKKYDGYEAPLKTKEELVFHVGFRQFIARPVFSTDNFSSDKHKMERFLHPGGFSLASIYGPISFPPLPLVVLKISEGSGAPAVAALGSLKSIEPNKIILKKIILTGYPQRVSKMKASVRYMFHNPEDVKWFKPVEVWSKCGRRGRVKEPVGTHGAMKCIFNGVVQQHDIVCMNLYKRAYPKWPERLYPQLL
- the LOC104777638 gene encoding pre-rRNA-processing protein TSR1 homolog isoform X2, producing MCIPFLMVLKAPYGDLLTCMEMAKVADLMAFVASASSPWEENKSNFIDSFGSQCLSVLRSIGLPSTTVLIRDLPSDLKKKNEMKKICASQIASEFPEDCKFYPADTRDELHKFMWLFKAQRLSVPHWRSQRPYVVAQKVGMVVDDESSGMCTLLFSGYLRARKLSVNQLVHVSGVGDFQFSKIEVLKDPIPLNERKNQNSMELDASHDEEVLKSLVPDPIKQEPLIVENTPDPLAGEQTWPTEEEMAEADKNQKQGKLKKRNLPRGTSEYQAAWIVDDTDEEDSDDGHSDDNGMVFDRGEDSNQERRYDQDFEDDEKSLNVRDFDSATQNDSEMMDDEDLTEEQIKEEIKKIKEAHAEDEEFPDEVETPIDVPARRRFAKYRGLKSFRTSTWDPNESLPQDYARIFAFDNVARTQKLVLKQALKIEEEDRDDCVPTGSYVRMHIKEVPLVAASKLSSLVNTTKPIIGFGLLQHESKMSVLHFSVKKYDGYEAPLKTKEELVFHVGFRQFIARPVFSTDNFSSDKHKMERFLHPGGFSLASIYGPISFPPLPLVVLKISEGSGAPAVAALGSLKSIEPNKIILKKIILTGYPQRVSKMKASVRYMFHNPEDVKWFKPVEVWSKCGRRGRVKEPVGTHGAMKCIFNGVVQQHDIVCMNLYKRAYPKWPERLYPQLL